A window of the Natrinema salifodinae genome harbors these coding sequences:
- the mre11 gene encoding DNA double-strand break repair protein Mre11, giving the protein MTRVIHTGDTHIGYQQYNSPERRRDFLEAFRDVVEDAVADDVDAVIHAGDLFHDRRPSLVDLQGTISVLRTLDDADIPFLAVVGNHESKRDAQWLDLFADLDLATRLGADPELVGDVAVYGLDFVPRSRRDDLEYDFAPVPDEADQAALVSHGLFEPFAHADWDTETVLDESTVDFDAVLLGDNHAADTAEVRDAWVTYCGSTERASASEREDRGYNIVEFDDDGGAVAISRRGLTATREFVFVDVELEEDEGIDRVQERVRQHELEDAVVIVTVEGEGRPITPAAVEELAIDRGALVARVNDRRELPDEDDEVSVSFADPDAAVRERVRDLGLSDAALEIDDTVRDGDLADTNVRETVERRVRDLLEDDRSAFEPAPEREPDDEDVTTVADQLAGEVASEPASETAESDGADEPEPATADTEGDDPAGVEATADANSPGDADDADGTGDEGAADTDTASLGDFA; this is encoded by the coding sequence ATGACGCGGGTTATTCATACGGGCGATACCCACATCGGGTACCAGCAGTACAACTCGCCCGAGCGACGACGGGACTTCCTCGAGGCGTTCCGCGACGTCGTCGAGGACGCCGTCGCCGACGACGTCGACGCCGTGATCCACGCCGGCGACCTCTTTCACGACCGCCGGCCGAGCCTGGTCGACCTCCAGGGAACGATCAGCGTGCTCCGGACGCTCGACGACGCCGACATCCCCTTTCTCGCCGTCGTCGGCAACCACGAGTCGAAACGCGACGCCCAGTGGCTCGACCTCTTTGCCGATCTCGATCTGGCGACCCGACTCGGCGCCGACCCGGAACTCGTCGGCGACGTCGCCGTCTACGGCCTGGACTTCGTCCCCCGGTCGCGACGGGACGACCTCGAGTACGACTTCGCACCGGTTCCAGACGAGGCCGACCAGGCGGCCCTCGTGAGCCACGGCCTCTTCGAGCCCTTCGCCCACGCCGACTGGGACACCGAGACCGTCCTCGACGAGTCGACGGTCGACTTCGACGCCGTCCTCCTGGGGGACAACCACGCGGCCGACACCGCCGAGGTCCGGGACGCCTGGGTCACCTACTGCGGCTCGACGGAACGCGCAAGCGCCAGCGAACGCGAGGACCGCGGGTACAACATCGTGGAGTTTGACGACGACGGCGGCGCGGTCGCGATCAGCCGCCGCGGCCTCACCGCGACCCGCGAGTTCGTCTTCGTCGACGTCGAACTCGAGGAAGACGAGGGGATCGACCGCGTGCAGGAACGCGTCCGCCAGCACGAGCTCGAGGACGCGGTCGTCATCGTCACCGTCGAGGGCGAGGGCCGGCCGATCACGCCCGCCGCGGTCGAGGAACTCGCGATCGACCGCGGGGCGCTAGTCGCCCGCGTGAACGACCGCCGGGAGCTCCCCGACGAGGACGACGAGGTCTCGGTGAGCTTCGCCGATCCGGACGCCGCCGTCCGCGAACGGGTCCGAGACCTCGGACTGAGCGACGCCGCACTCGAAATCGACGACACCGTCCGCGACGGCGACCTCGCCGACACGAACGTCCGCGAGACCGTCGAACGCCGCGTTCGCGACCTGCTCGAGGACGACCGGTCCGCATTCGAGCCCGCACCGGAGCGGGAGCCTGACGACGAGGACGTGACGACGGTCGCCGACCAACTCGCCGGCGAGGTCGCTTCCGAGCCCGCTTCGGAAACGGCCGAGTCGGACGGTGCGGACGAGCCCGAGCCGGCAACCGCCGATACCGAGGGCGATGATCCGGCCGGAGTCGAGGCGACCGCCGATGCCAACTCGCCAGGCGACGCCGACGACGCCGACGGCACCGGTGACGAGGGGGCCGCAGACACCGACACCGCGTCCCTGGGTGATTTCGCGTGA
- the rad50 gene encoding DNA double-strand break repair ATPase Rad50, translating to MRVDRVRLLNFKCYGEADLSLERGVTVVHGVNGSGKSTLLEAVFFALYGSKALDDRTLDDVITTGEEEAEVELWFTHDGREYHVERRLKLRGDRATTTKCVLETPTATIEGARDVRREVTDLLRMDAEAFVNCAYVRQGEVNKLIHASPSDRQDMIDDLLQLGALEDYRERASEARLGVKTVLDGQREVLEDVRNQVEQKEDKELHERLNGLESRQAEVAEEIDHYETQRDQAQETLDAAADVLDRHEETREEIESLEDEIEDLRSKISETEREREDAGDEIRDVRERREELADERADLLAETDLETTDPDAEAVRNRIEELEARDEALRDDLEDVRVTITEGTNEIERLREEAADLEDQADQAREEAADLDDQIAADEETIEERESKLDDLDEQIEDARATFDDAPVAFGQAKSHLADLETEREALTDEISDVTADIRADENAIEEGERLLEEGKCPECGQPVEDSPHVDVLDDKREELAALEERRDDLEAERDALDERIERAEELRETERRVDRLEENRDNIEQLLAEKRERLADRREQRDRLREDADEYEAEAAEKRTAADDREGAVTEARAELGEINTERGELKETLEALRRVAEIADERADLESEIETLRERRRDWETMNDERREQLSAKRDRKRELESEFDEERIATAREDKRNAEQYLDQVGEKLAELEERRTEIQNAIGAVENELEELERLRERLETVEARCDQLGSLYDEAETLQTTYGDLRTELRQRNVETLERLLNETFDLVYQNDSYAAIDLDGDYRLTVYQKDGEALEPEQLSGGERALFNLSLRCAIYRLLAEGVEGTAPMPPLILDEPTVFLDSGHVTQLVSLVESMRELGVEQIVVVSHDEELVGAADSLVRVEKDATSNRSRLERGEPPEMELLASD from the coding sequence GTGAGGGTCGACCGCGTCCGCCTACTGAACTTCAAGTGCTACGGCGAGGCCGATCTCTCGCTCGAGCGCGGGGTCACCGTCGTCCACGGCGTCAACGGCAGCGGCAAGTCGACGCTGCTCGAGGCCGTCTTCTTCGCGCTCTACGGCTCGAAGGCGCTGGACGATCGGACCCTCGACGACGTCATCACCACCGGCGAGGAGGAGGCCGAGGTCGAACTGTGGTTCACCCACGACGGCCGCGAGTATCACGTCGAACGCCGGCTCAAGCTGCGCGGCGATCGGGCGACCACGACGAAGTGCGTCCTCGAGACGCCGACGGCGACGATCGAGGGCGCCCGCGACGTCCGCCGCGAGGTGACCGACCTCCTGCGGATGGACGCCGAGGCGTTCGTCAACTGTGCGTACGTCCGCCAGGGCGAGGTCAACAAGCTCATCCACGCCTCGCCGAGCGACCGCCAGGACATGATCGACGACCTCCTCCAGTTGGGCGCGCTCGAGGACTACCGCGAGCGGGCCAGCGAGGCGCGACTGGGCGTCAAGACCGTCCTCGACGGCCAGCGAGAGGTCCTCGAGGACGTTCGCAACCAGGTCGAACAGAAGGAGGACAAGGAACTCCACGAGCGTCTGAACGGGCTCGAATCTCGCCAGGCCGAGGTCGCCGAGGAGATCGACCACTACGAAACGCAACGCGACCAGGCACAGGAGACCCTCGACGCGGCCGCGGACGTCCTCGACCGCCACGAGGAGACCCGCGAGGAGATCGAGTCGCTCGAGGACGAGATCGAAGACCTGCGCTCGAAAATTAGCGAGACCGAGCGCGAGCGCGAGGACGCCGGCGACGAGATCCGCGACGTTCGCGAGCGACGCGAGGAACTCGCCGACGAACGCGCCGACCTGCTCGCCGAGACCGACCTCGAGACGACCGATCCCGACGCGGAGGCCGTCCGGAATCGCATCGAGGAACTCGAGGCCCGCGACGAGGCCCTCCGCGACGACCTCGAGGACGTCCGCGTGACGATCACCGAGGGGACCAACGAGATCGAGCGCCTCCGCGAGGAGGCCGCCGACCTCGAAGACCAGGCGGACCAGGCCCGCGAGGAAGCCGCCGACCTCGACGACCAGATCGCAGCCGACGAGGAGACGATCGAGGAACGCGAGTCGAAACTCGACGACCTCGACGAGCAGATCGAGGACGCACGAGCGACGTTCGACGACGCGCCGGTCGCGTTCGGCCAGGCCAAGTCACACCTCGCCGACCTCGAGACCGAGCGCGAGGCACTGACCGACGAGATCAGCGACGTCACCGCCGACATTCGCGCCGACGAGAACGCGATCGAGGAGGGCGAACGGCTCCTCGAGGAGGGCAAGTGCCCCGAGTGCGGCCAGCCGGTCGAGGACTCCCCGCACGTTGACGTCTTGGACGACAAACGCGAGGAACTCGCCGCCCTCGAGGAGCGCCGCGACGACCTCGAGGCCGAGCGCGACGCCCTCGACGAGCGGATCGAACGCGCGGAGGAGCTCCGCGAGACGGAGCGGCGGGTCGATCGACTCGAGGAGAACCGCGACAACATCGAGCAGTTGCTCGCCGAGAAACGCGAGCGTCTGGCGGACCGACGCGAGCAGCGCGACCGGCTCCGCGAGGATGCCGACGAATACGAGGCCGAGGCCGCGGAGAAGCGGACCGCGGCGGACGACCGGGAAGGCGCGGTGACCGAGGCACGGGCCGAACTCGGCGAGATCAACACCGAACGCGGCGAGCTCAAGGAGACCCTCGAAGCGCTGCGCCGCGTCGCCGAGATCGCCGACGAGCGCGCGGACCTCGAGAGCGAGATCGAGACCCTCCGCGAGCGTCGTCGGGACTGGGAGACGATGAACGACGAGCGCCGCGAGCAGCTCTCGGCGAAACGCGACCGCAAGCGCGAGCTCGAGTCCGAGTTCGACGAGGAGCGGATCGCAACCGCCCGCGAGGACAAGCGCAACGCCGAGCAGTACTTGGATCAGGTCGGCGAGAAACTCGCGGAACTCGAGGAGCGGCGCACGGAGATTCAAAACGCCATCGGCGCGGTCGAGAACGAACTCGAGGAACTCGAGCGGCTCCGGGAGCGCCTCGAGACCGTCGAAGCCCGCTGCGACCAGCTCGGATCGCTGTACGACGAGGCCGAAACGCTCCAGACGACCTACGGCGACCTGCGGACGGAACTGCGCCAGCGCAACGTCGAAACCCTCGAACGGTTGTTGAACGAGACGTTCGACCTGGTCTACCAGAACGACTCCTACGCGGCGATCGACCTGGACGGCGACTACCGGCTGACGGTCTACCAGAAGGACGGCGAGGCGCTCGAGCCCGAGCAACTATCGGGTGGCGAGCGAGCACTGTTCAACCTCAGCCTGCGGTGTGCGATCTACCGGCTGCTGGCCGAGGGCGTCGAGGGGACGGCCCCGATGCCGCCGCTGATCTTAGACGAGCCGACGGTCTTCCTGGACTCGGGCCACGTGACGCAACTGGTCTCCCTGGTCGAGTCGATGCGCGAGTTGGGCGTCGAGCAGATCGTCGTCGTCAGCCACGACGAGGAACTCGTCGGCGCGGCCGACTCGCTGGTCCGCGTCGAGAAAGACGCGACCTCGAACCGCTCGCGACTCGAGCGCGGCGAGCCGCCCGAAATGGAACTGCTCGCGTCGGACTGA
- a CDS encoding DUF7346 family protein encodes MKTVEDDTGRRYLLLKRSDTASLVRDPTNGNECYVQNDRLEDVDESPLETAARSVDDPVLTLLTNVHDEETLGLVVELAERGPLGVRTLLDAYDICESDLHGRLTVLSAAGLIEETDVAGERGYRVTEDCERALAVLRSSLEDRAEETPKRVEDGSETGV; translated from the coding sequence ATGAAAACAGTCGAGGACGACACCGGCAGACGATACCTGCTTCTCAAGCGCTCGGATACCGCGAGTCTCGTCCGTGATCCAACCAACGGCAACGAGTGTTACGTCCAGAACGACCGGCTCGAGGACGTCGACGAATCTCCCCTCGAGACGGCCGCCCGCAGCGTCGACGATCCCGTCCTGACGCTGCTGACCAACGTCCACGACGAGGAGACGTTGGGCCTGGTCGTCGAACTCGCGGAACGGGGGCCGCTCGGCGTCCGCACCCTGCTCGACGCCTACGATATCTGCGAGAGCGACCTGCACGGCCGGCTCACGGTGCTCTCCGCTGCAGGTCTCATCGAAGAGACCGATGTCGCCGGGGAGCGCGGCTACCGCGTCACCGAGGACTGCGAGCGCGCACTCGCAGTGCTCAGATCGAGTCTCGAGGATAGGGCCGAGGAAACACCGAAACGGGTCGAAGACGGGTCCGAGACCGGGGTCTGA
- a CDS encoding DUF7322 domain-containing protein — MVFDRTENEPEEWDPEADLNDPDSDSLTIPRVSIGNENDPVDGEGSGDDDDPGDPTNAIDVPSVSTAETDVPADLLQTFWALVLVINAAVLAVSLGILFFVFEGETRRSGLLVGGGLVLLGFAVRRYRQFRAPDDGSAPNGSDDAAGGDGSDTPGASDAPDTPTTTPAANGGETTSGDVSQQHLPDQNDRS, encoded by the coding sequence GTGGTATTCGACCGGACCGAGAACGAGCCCGAGGAGTGGGACCCCGAGGCCGACCTCAACGACCCCGATAGCGACTCGCTGACGATTCCGCGCGTGTCGATCGGGAACGAAAACGACCCCGTAGACGGTGAGGGAAGCGGGGATGACGACGATCCAGGCGACCCCACGAACGCCATCGACGTCCCCTCCGTCTCGACCGCCGAAACCGACGTGCCCGCCGACCTCCTCCAGACGTTCTGGGCGCTGGTGCTCGTCATCAACGCCGCCGTCCTGGCCGTCTCGCTGGGCATCCTGTTTTTCGTCTTCGAGGGCGAGACTCGCCGCAGCGGACTGCTCGTCGGCGGCGGACTCGTCCTACTCGGGTTCGCGGTCCGGCGATATCGACAGTTTCGTGCGCCCGATGACGGCTCCGCCCCCAACGGCTCCGACGACGCCGCTGGCGGCGACGGCAGCGATACGCCTGGCGCGTCCGACGCACCCGACACGCCGACCACCACACCGGCTGCGAACGGAGGCGAAACTACTTCAGGGGACGTCTCCCAACAGCATCTACCGGACCAGAACGACCGATCATGA
- a CDS encoding DUF7331 family protein — MIDVSTDVTDDATDRRELSSEPAGTATIESYETDDGVVFYDAENPLAWVETSRTLTLEDLA, encoded by the coding sequence GTGATCGATGTGTCCACCGATGTGACCGACGACGCGACGGATCGGCGCGAACTGAGTAGTGAACCCGCCGGGACCGCGACGATCGAGTCCTACGAGACCGACGACGGCGTCGTCTTCTATGACGCCGAGAACCCGCTCGCGTGGGTGGAGACGTCTCGAACCCTCACGCTCGAAGACCTGGCCTGA
- a CDS encoding DNA-directed DNA polymerase, which translates to MTEAGQTGLADFDGDPGDDPDTEADERPAEEAVAVAGDGGSNAAEVIDVLEETLPESQGELELAVMQVDYTIAGYGDDERPIMHVFGRTSDGELEHVQVVGFQPYFYAPTDTLDRPPAEAYDRITGSEEYDEDGDPYESIRGEKLTKIFGQTPRDVGQVRDDFEHYEADILFPNRFLIDKDIRSGLRIPERRADDDTLVVPHDEVEPADVDTEPRVNTFDIEVDDRSGFPEDGEEPIVCLTSHDSYRDEYIMWLYEAPIGDGEIPTEIDGYDPIEGEIDHEVRSFEEEEAMLAAFLDYVDKTDPDILTGWNFEDFDAPYFLDRLEELQGPHHEHDLEPDRLSRVDEVWRSNWGGPDVKGRVVFDLLYGYQRMVFSELDSYRLDAVGEEELGVGKERYAGDIGDLWEGDPTRLLEYNLRDVELCVELDRQQEIIPFWDEVRSFVGCKLEDAPTPGDAVDMYVLHEAYGRFALPSKGQQEAGEEYEGGAVFEPITGVKENVTVLDLKSLYPMCMTTINASPETKVDPEEYDGETYVAPTSPDGTHFRKEPDGVMREMITELLAEREEKKGLRNEYDPGTPEYEQYDRQQGAVKVIMNSLYGVSGWEQFRLYDKEAASAITATGREVIEFTETAANELDYQVTYGDTDSVMLELGSAISQEEAIEKSFEIEEHINERYDDFAREDLNAEAHRFQIEFEKLYRRFFQAGKKKRYAGHITWKEGKDVNDIDIVGFEYQRSDIAPITKEVQHRVIEMIVREGDVEGAKEYVNEVIEDVLAGEISLEDIAIPGGIGKRLGNYDTDTAQVRGAKYANRFLGTNFQRGSKPKRLYLDRIDPSFFERLEDEEGFDARTDPLYGAFKRDPDVICFEYEDQIPEEFEVDYDTMLEKTLKGPIERILEALDVSWEEVKSGQEQTGLDSFM; encoded by the coding sequence ATGACTGAGGCGGGCCAGACCGGACTTGCGGACTTCGACGGCGATCCCGGCGACGACCCCGATACCGAGGCCGACGAGCGCCCGGCGGAGGAGGCCGTTGCCGTCGCCGGCGACGGCGGGTCCAACGCCGCGGAAGTGATCGACGTCCTCGAGGAAACGCTTCCCGAGTCACAGGGCGAACTCGAACTCGCCGTGATGCAGGTCGACTACACGATCGCCGGCTACGGCGACGACGAGCGTCCGATCATGCACGTGTTCGGGCGCACGTCCGACGGCGAATTAGAGCACGTCCAGGTCGTCGGCTTCCAGCCGTACTTCTACGCGCCGACGGACACGCTCGACCGGCCGCCGGCGGAAGCGTACGACCGGATCACCGGCAGCGAGGAGTACGACGAGGACGGCGATCCCTACGAGAGCATCCGGGGCGAGAAGCTCACCAAGATCTTCGGCCAGACGCCCCGCGACGTCGGTCAGGTCCGCGACGATTTCGAGCACTACGAGGCCGACATCCTGTTCCCGAACCGGTTCCTGATCGACAAGGACATTCGCAGCGGGCTCCGCATTCCGGAGCGACGAGCCGACGACGACACCCTCGTCGTTCCCCACGACGAGGTCGAACCGGCCGACGTCGACACCGAGCCGCGAGTCAACACGTTCGACATCGAGGTCGACGACCGCTCGGGGTTCCCCGAGGATGGCGAGGAGCCGATCGTCTGTCTCACCAGCCACGACTCCTACCGCGACGAGTACATCATGTGGCTCTACGAAGCCCCGATCGGCGACGGCGAGATTCCAACCGAGATCGACGGCTACGATCCGATCGAAGGCGAGATCGATCACGAGGTCCGGAGCTTCGAGGAGGAGGAAGCCATGCTCGCGGCCTTCCTCGACTACGTCGATAAGACCGATCCCGACATCCTCACCGGCTGGAACTTCGAGGACTTCGACGCACCGTACTTCCTCGACCGACTGGAGGAACTACAGGGACCCCACCACGAACACGACCTCGAGCCGGACCGCCTCTCGCGCGTCGACGAGGTCTGGCGCAGCAACTGGGGCGGCCCCGACGTCAAGGGCCGCGTCGTCTTCGACCTCCTCTACGGCTACCAGCGGATGGTCTTCTCCGAACTCGACTCCTACCGCTTAGACGCCGTCGGCGAGGAGGAACTCGGCGTCGGCAAGGAGCGCTACGCCGGCGACATCGGCGACCTATGGGAGGGCGACCCGACCAGGCTGCTCGAGTACAACCTGCGCGACGTCGAACTCTGTGTCGAACTCGACCGCCAGCAGGAGATCATCCCGTTCTGGGACGAGGTGCGCTCGTTCGTCGGCTGCAAGTTAGAGGACGCGCCGACGCCTGGCGACGCGGTCGACATGTACGTCCTCCACGAGGCCTACGGCCGATTCGCGCTGCCCTCGAAGGGCCAACAGGAGGCCGGCGAGGAGTACGAGGGCGGCGCCGTCTTCGAACCGATCACGGGCGTCAAGGAAAACGTCACCGTGCTCGACCTGAAGTCGCTGTACCCGATGTGTATGACGACGATCAATGCGTCGCCGGAGACGAAGGTCGATCCGGAGGAGTACGACGGCGAGACCTACGTTGCACCGACCAGCCCCGACGGGACGCACTTCCGAAAGGAACCCGACGGCGTGATGCGCGAGATGATCACGGAACTGCTCGCCGAGCGCGAGGAGAAGAAGGGACTGCGAAACGAGTACGATCCCGGAACCCCCGAATACGAGCAATACGACCGTCAGCAGGGCGCCGTGAAGGTCATCATGAACTCGCTGTACGGCGTCTCGGGCTGGGAGCAGTTCCGGCTGTACGACAAGGAGGCCGCCTCCGCGATCACCGCGACCGGCCGCGAAGTGATCGAGTTCACCGAGACTGCCGCGAACGAACTCGACTACCAGGTCACCTACGGGGACACCGACAGCGTGATGCTCGAACTCGGATCGGCGATCTCGCAGGAGGAAGCCATCGAGAAATCCTTCGAGATCGAGGAGCACATCAACGAACGGTACGACGACTTCGCGCGGGAAGACCTCAACGCCGAGGCCCACCGGTTCCAGATCGAGTTCGAGAAACTCTACCGGCGGTTCTTCCAGGCCGGTAAGAAGAAACGCTACGCCGGCCACATCACCTGGAAGGAAGGGAAGGACGTCAACGATATCGACATCGTCGGCTTCGAGTACCAGCGCTCGGACATCGCCCCGATCACGAAGGAAGTTCAACACCGCGTGATCGAGATGATCGTCCGCGAGGGCGACGTCGAGGGTGCAAAGGAGTACGTCAACGAGGTCATCGAGGACGTGCTCGCGGGCGAGATCTCGCTCGAAGACATCGCGATCCCGGGCGGAATCGGGAAGCGACTGGGCAACTACGACACGGACACGGCCCAGGTCCGGGGCGCGAAGTACGCGAACCGCTTCCTCGGGACCAATTTCCAGCGCGGGAGCAAGCCCAAGCGCCTGTATCTCGACCGTATCGATCCCTCGTTCTTCGAGCGCCTCGAGGACGAGGAAGGGTTCGACGCCCGCACCGATCCCCTCTACGGCGCGTTCAAGCGCGATCCCGACGTGATCTGCTTCGAGTACGAAGACCAGATCCCCGAGGAGTTCGAGGTCGACTACGACACGATGCTCGAGAAGACGCTGAAGGGGCCGATCGAGCGCATCCTCGAGGCGCTGGACGTCTCTTGGGAGGAAGTGAAAAGCGGGCAGGAGCAGACGGGCCTCGACAGCTTCATGTAG
- a CDS encoding ABC transporter ATP-binding protein codes for MARLELNNLHAEVVEVDEKILEGVNLEVESGEIHALMGPNGSGKSTTAKVIAGHPAYEVTEGEVLLHLEEDEFGEDIEIDEDQRTWNLLDLEPNERAALGIFLGFQYPAEIEGVTMTNFLRTALNAKIEEREELFEEEEGEEEADDEGFESSPMEGPEDEGEVGVAEFQQILQEKMEQLDMDEKFAQRYLNAGFSGGEKKQNEVLQAAILEPSVAVLDEIDSGLDIDRLQDVSSGINALRDEQGTGILQITHYQRILDYVEPDHVHVMIDGQIAKSGGPELAEELEDKGYDWVREEVYGTA; via the coding sequence ATGGCACGTCTCGAACTAAACAACTTGCACGCGGAAGTCGTGGAGGTCGACGAGAAAATTCTCGAGGGCGTCAATCTCGAAGTCGAATCGGGCGAGATTCACGCCCTGATGGGGCCGAACGGCTCCGGGAAGTCGACGACCGCGAAGGTCATCGCCGGCCACCCCGCCTACGAGGTCACCGAGGGTGAGGTCCTGCTCCACCTCGAGGAGGACGAGTTCGGCGAGGACATCGAGATCGACGAGGACCAGCGCACCTGGAACCTGCTGGACCTCGAGCCGAACGAGCGCGCCGCGCTCGGCATCTTCCTCGGCTTCCAGTATCCCGCCGAGATCGAGGGCGTCACGATGACGAACTTCCTCCGGACGGCGCTCAACGCCAAGATCGAAGAGCGCGAGGAACTCTTCGAGGAAGAGGAAGGCGAGGAAGAAGCGGACGACGAAGGCTTCGAATCCTCGCCGATGGAGGGCCCCGAGGACGAGGGCGAGGTCGGCGTCGCCGAGTTCCAGCAGATCCTCCAGGAGAAGATGGAGCAGCTGGACATGGACGAGAAGTTCGCCCAGCGCTACCTCAACGCCGGCTTCTCCGGCGGCGAGAAGAAGCAAAACGAAGTGCTGCAGGCCGCCATCCTCGAGCCGTCGGTCGCCGTCCTCGACGAGATCGACTCCGGGCTCGACATCGACCGCCTGCAGGACGTCTCCAGCGGGATCAACGCGCTGCGCGACGAGCAGGGCACCGGCATCCTGCAGATCACTCACTACCAGCGCATCCTCGACTACGTCGAACCCGATCACGTCCACGTGATGATCGACGGTCAGATCGCCAAGAGCGGCGGTCCCGAACTCGCCGAGGAGCTCGAGGACAAGGGGTACGACTGGGTCCGCGAAGAGGTCTACGGCACCGCGTAA
- the sufB gene encoding Fe-S cluster assembly protein SufB, which produces MSSEQDHLKETDTEARFEFKKEQNAAVKSEKGLTEEVIRMISEDKDEPDWMLERRLRALEQYQNMPMPSGWPGMPDLSELDVEEIIPYIRPDVDKREGVDDWTELPDDIKDTFDKLGIPEAEKNALSGVGAQYESEVVYQNMQERWEEKGVIFMNMDEAVQKHPDLVKEHFMTTCVPPSDNKFAALHGAVWSGGSFVYVPEDVTVEMPVQAYFRMNSEGMGQFEHTLIIAEEGSEVHYIEGCSAPKYGTHNLHSGGVEVFVGEDAHVQYSTVQNWSKNTFNLNTKRAICEENGTMEWVSGSMGSKATMLYPCTILKGRGATDTHITIAFAGEGQDIDTGAKVYHNAPETSSTIESKSISKDGGRTNYRGLVHIADGAENSSTAVECDALMFDNESTSDTMPYMEIEESKVDVAHEATVGKIGDEDIFYLQSRGLDDDDAKKMIVAGFIEPITEELPIEYAVELNRLIELEMEGSLG; this is translated from the coding sequence ATGAGTTCCGAACAAGACCACCTAAAAGAGACAGACACTGAGGCCCGGTTCGAGTTCAAGAAAGAACAGAACGCCGCGGTCAAATCCGAGAAGGGCCTGACCGAGGAGGTCATCCGCATGATCTCCGAGGACAAGGACGAGCCCGACTGGATGCTCGAGCGCCGGCTGCGCGCACTCGAGCAGTACCAGAACATGCCGATGCCGTCGGGCTGGCCCGGCATGCCCGATCTCTCCGAGCTGGACGTCGAAGAGATCATTCCCTACATCCGCCCGGACGTCGACAAGCGCGAAGGCGTCGACGACTGGACGGAGCTGCCCGACGACATCAAGGACACGTTCGACAAGCTGGGCATTCCGGAGGCCGAGAAGAACGCGCTCTCCGGCGTCGGCGCCCAGTACGAGTCTGAGGTCGTCTACCAGAACATGCAGGAGCGCTGGGAGGAGAAGGGCGTCATCTTCATGAACATGGACGAGGCCGTCCAGAAGCACCCCGACCTCGTCAAAGAGCACTTCATGACGACCTGCGTGCCGCCGAGCGACAACAAGTTCGCCGCGCTGCACGGGGCCGTCTGGTCGGGCGGCTCGTTCGTCTACGTCCCCGAGGACGTCACCGTCGAGATGCCCGTCCAGGCGTACTTCCGCATGAACTCGGAGGGGATGGGCCAGTTCGAGCACACGCTCATCATCGCCGAGGAAGGGTCCGAAGTCCACTACATCGAGGGCTGTTCCGCACCCAAGTACGGCACCCACAACCTCCACTCCGGCGGCGTCGAAGTCTTCGTCGGCGAAGACGCTCACGTCCAGTACTCGACCGTCCAGAACTGGTCGAAGAACACCTTCAACCTGAACACCAAGCGCGCCATCTGCGAAGAGAACGGCACGATGGAGTGGGTCTCGGGCAGCATGGGCTCGAAAGCGACCATGCTCTACCCGTGTACCATCCTCAAGGGCCGCGGCGCGACCGACACCCACATCACCATCGCCTTCGCCGGCGAGGGGCAGGACATCGACACCGGCGCGAAGGTCTACCACAACGCGCCCGAGACGAGCTCGACCATCGAGTCCAAGTCGATCTCCAAGGACGGCGGCCGCACCAACTACCGCGGTCTCGTCCACATCGCCGACGGCGCCGAGAACTCCTCGACCGCCGTCGAGTGCGACGCGCTGATGTTCGACAACGAGTCGACGTCGGACACCATGCCGTACATGGAGATCGAGGAGTCGAAGGTCGACGTCGCTCACGAGGCGACCGTCGGTAAGATCGGCGACGAAGACATCTTCTACCTCCAGAGCCGCGGTCTGGACGACGACGACGCCAAGAAGATGATCGTCGCCGGCTTCATCGAGCCGATCACGGAGGAACTGCCCATCGAGTACGCGGTCGAACTCAACCGCCTCATCGAACTCGAGATGGAAGGTAGCCTCGGATAA